The nucleotide window GGCGTAGGTGGCGCCCGCCGATTTGGCCGCGTTTAGGGCCACGTCGGCCAGCCGCTTTTTCAGGGCGGGGTCCACGCCTTCCAGCAGCCGCTCGGGGTCAACCGGGGAGCCACCGAAACCGGGGAAACTGGGCAGGAACAGGGCGCCGGCCGCTAAGCTGGTCAGCCCGACAAAGTCGCGTCGTTTCAAGGGGTAGAGTTTTAAATAGAAGTAGGGAAGGCAGTTTAAGCAGAAAAGCGGGGAATTTCAATTGCAATAGACCAAACCAACGCGGCGGGGCTGCATGAAATGAAGAAAAGGTGAAGCGGGGGAAGGTAATGTGCGAATGTGGAGGAATGTGCTGATGTGCTAATACACAAGATGTGTCATTGCGAGGCGCAGCCGCGGCCATCCGTCCTCTGCGCAGTACGACCTGACCTTTTACCAGAAAGCCCTGGCGTTAGCGCAACGTCAGGGCTTTTTACTTCAGGCAACTCAGCACATTTCAGAGGACTGATTGCTTCGCGTTGCTCGCAATGACACGCTTTTTAACTCACTCATTCACTGAATCAAGGCCAGCAAATCGGCGGCAATGCCGGGCCAGGGCTGGTTCAGGTCGATGGTAACCACGCGGATGGGGTGGCCACCGAGGGTGTAGCGGGCGGCCAGCTCGTGCTTGGCGGCGGGGTAAAGCAGGATGCCTTCCAACTGCTGGCCCTGGGCGGTGGGCTGGTTCTGCAGGTAGGCGTAGAGCTGGTAGAGGTGGGGCGAAATCAGCTTCTGCTGGTCGTAGCGCGGGCGCAGAGCCGCTTTGTAATACTTCGTGTCGAGGATGATCTTGCGGTCCGGCGCTTCGAGGGTCGTGTCAGTTATCATCACCGGCAGCAGGGCCATATCGGTGGCTTGCTCAGCCTCGGCCTGCCAAGCAATGGTTTCGGACAGCACCCGGTAGCGGCGCTGCTCGTGGCGGTAGAAGTTGCGCACGAAGGCCTCAAACAGCTGGGCCATCAGCCGCTCGTCGCGCCGGAAATCCCGAAACCGGGTGCGGCCCGCGGCATCAGCCGTAGGCAGGGCGCTGTGGTGAATCAAGGTGCAGATGTTAAGCAGGAACGTTTCCCGGCCGCTCAGGCGCAGGCGCCGTACCCGGCGCAGCGTAAGTAAGGTACAGGCTACCGGATGAATGCTGGCCGGAAACCGCCGCCGCACGGCCCGCACCTCCTGGCGCAGGCTGGCGGGCAGACTGCGCGTGCGGCCAAGCTGCTCGAGCACGCCCAGTAGCACCTGGTTGAAGGCCGTATCGGGGCTCAGCTCATCGTAGGCGCACACGGCCCGGCCCCGCCGCAGCAGGTCCCGGCTCAGACTGGGAGCCAGCAGCAAACGGCCCCGCAGCTCCGGCAATTGCTCTTCCCGCTCTACGTAGGCCAGCTCCAGCCCCTGGCGTAGCAGGCGGCGCGTGCCGGTGAGCAACACCTGGGTGAGGAGCTCCAGCGGCTTGTGAAACGGGGCCGCCGTGATGGCCTGCAGCTCCTCGCGCTCCGGCAGGCGGTTCCAGGCGTAGCAAAGCAGGTAGTACAGGTTGTGAATCGGAATCATGCCGGATGAGCCGCCTCAGGGCCGCAGCAGCTTTTTGCGGTAGGCAGCGGCCTGCGTAGGCTGGTCGAGCCAGTATTCCTCGAGCAAGGGCGCAATTTCCTGGGTCAGAATGGCCGAAAGCCAGGTTGGCGCTTCCGCGGGGTCTGTCGGCGGCTGGCAAAAGTAGCTGTGCCCCAGCTGAAAGTCGGGGCCTAGCTCGGGGTCGTCGGTTATGGTCTGGTTCAGCTCGGTCAGGCGGCTTATCAGGCGGCTAATCACGGCCGACGGTACCTGCTGGCTCGCCAGAAATTCCTGCAGCGGGGCCCCAAACTCGGGTTGCAGAGTCAGAAACGCAAAGCGGCGGCGCAGGGCGTAATCCAGGGGGGCCAACGACCGGTCGGCGGTGTTCATCGTGCCGATGACGAAGAGGTTGTCGGGCACGAAAAACCGCGCCGTTTCGGCTGGAGCGTAGGGCAGGCGCACGGCGTGCTGGGGGCCGCGCTTATCGGCTTCGAGCAATAGCAGCAGTTCACCAAAAATCCGGCTCACGTTGCCCCGGTTTATTTCGTCAATCAGCAGGAAATACGGTCGGTCGGGCTCTTGGGCCGCCCGCTGGCAGATGTCGAGCAGCACGCCCGGGGTCAGGCGAAACGTGCCTTCGGCGTCGGGCCGGAAGCCCTGGATAAAGTCTTCGTAGCTAAAGCTGGGGTGAAACTGCACCAGCTCAATGCGGGCCGCGTCGGTGCGGCCCAGCCCCAGCCAGGCCAGGCGGCGGGCCAGAAACGTTTTGCCCGTGCCCGGCGGGCCCTGCAGAATCAGGTTGCGCCGCCGCTGCAGCGCTGCCTGAGCCTGGTCCAGCATTTCAGCCGAAATAAACAGCTCCCGCAGGGCCTGTTCCCGTTCGTAAGGCAGGGCCGGCGGCAACTCGTAAGGCACCAGGGGCTCAGCCGCGGCCGGAGCCGGTTCCGCAGCTGGTGTAGCTGGCGCCGAGTCCCGACCGTTGCCAGTGTACAGCTCCTGCATAGCTTCCTGGGCCGCCACGTCGCCGTCGTGGGGCGAGTTGGCCAGGATGGGCCGCTTGGTCGTGACCGTGAAGTCGAGGCGCTCCAGCAGGGTATTGGTAGGCGTACCGGCCAGCAGCGGCAGCGAAGCATCAGACTGTCCGCTAGCTAGCCGAAACGCCAGCTGCAGCACCGGCCGCGGTGGGTAGCGCCGGCCCTTATACACCAGGTCGTAGACCGTGCTGGGCGGCAGGGGCTGACTTTCCCGGTCAATCTGGCGCAAAGCCCGCAAGATATGGTCGCGGGTAAGCTGGGCGGGCGTAAACGAAGCGGCGGAGTCGGGCATCAGGTCGGAAAGTACACGCAAAACGCCAACAAAGCACGCCGGGTTCGGTAGTTGGGCTTCGCATGACCCGCCTAGTAGTGCAGTCAGTAGCGCGAACTTTGTAGTTCGCGTGCCTGAACGACCTAACGGCGCGGGCCACGCGAACTACAAAGTTCGCGCTACTGGCTGCTACAGCGGCTTATTCTGTCACCTGGTGCTCGCGCCGAATGCCGAGCTTCTTCATCCGGGCTTCCAGGGTCTTAGCATTGATATCCAGGATAGCGGCGGCTCCGTTGGGCCCGCTGACCCGCCCGCCGGTACGCTTCAGGGCGGCCAGAATATGGTCACGCTCCTGCTCTTTGAGGGTCTTCAGCGGCTGGTTCTGCTCTAGAAACGACAACGACGGGCCGGCCTGGGCCGCGGCGGCCGAGAAGCCCGCAAATTCCAGAAACGGCCCCTGACTCACGATGACGGACTGTTCGAGCACGTGTTCCAGCTCCCGCACGTTGCCCGGCCAGCCGTACTGCTGCATGGCCCGCAGGTCCCGCTCGCGCAGGCCGCGCACGGGCTTGCCCATTTGCTTAGTAAACCGCTCCAGAAAGTGGCGCATCAGCGGCTCAATATCCTCGGGCCGCTCCCGCAGCGCCGGCAGCCGGATGGGAAACACGTTGAGGCGGTAATACAAATCGGCGCGGAATCGGCCAGCGGCTACTTCGTCTTCCAGCACCCGGTTGGTAGCCGCAATGACTCGCACGTCGGTGTGAATCACGCGCCGGCCCCCGATGCGCTCAAACTCCTTTTCCTGGAGCACGCGCAGCAGCTTGGCCTGCAAGTCGAGCGGCAGCTCGCCCACTTCATCCAGGAAAATGGTGCCGCCGTCGGCCAGCTCAAACTTGCCGATGCGCCGGTCGTGAGCCCCGGTAAAGGCGCCTTTCTCGTGCCCAAACAGCTCGGATTCAATCAGCTGAGCGGGCAAGGCAGCGCAGTTGAGCTTAATCAGGGCCCGTTCCTTACGCGGAGAAAGGTTGTGCAACGCCCGGGCCACCAGCTCCTTGCCGGTACCGGTTTCGCCCGTAATCAGCACCGTCGTATCAGTGGGCGCTACCTGGGCAATGCGGGTCTGAACCTGCTGCATGATGGCGCTCTGGCCCACAAAATCCTCGAACTTGGCCGTGGTGTTGATTTCGTCGATGAGGTAAGTTTTTTCCCGCTCCAGCTGGGCCCGCAACGCCTCAATCTGCTCGAAGGCGTACAGGTTTTGCATGGCCAGCGTGATTTGCGGGGCCAGGCTCATTACCAAAGCCAGGTCGTCGGCGGTGAAGGCGTCGGGGCGGCGGGCGGCTAGTACAAGGGCGGCAGCATGTTCGGCCTTGTTCCAGAGTGGCACGCCCAGCATCGAGCGGGTGCCGTTCTTTTCCATGGCATACTGCAGCATGCGGTAGCGGCGGGCGGCCAGCTCAAACTCGGGCCCAGTA belongs to Hymenobacter cellulosilyticus and includes:
- a CDS encoding 5-methylcytosine restriction system specificity protein McrC is translated as MIPIHNLYYLLCYAWNRLPEREELQAITAAPFHKPLELLTQVLLTGTRRLLRQGLELAYVEREEQLPELRGRLLLAPSLSRDLLRRGRAVCAYDELSPDTAFNQVLLGVLEQLGRTRSLPASLRQEVRAVRRRFPASIHPVACTLLTLRRVRRLRLSGRETFLLNICTLIHHSALPTADAAGRTRFRDFRRDERLMAQLFEAFVRNFYRHEQRRYRVLSETIAWQAEAEQATDMALLPVMITDTTLEAPDRKIILDTKYYKAALRPRYDQQKLISPHLYQLYAYLQNQPTAQGQQLEGILLYPAAKHELAARYTLGGHPIRVVTIDLNQPWPGIAADLLALIQ
- a CDS encoding AAA family ATPase produces the protein MRVLSDLMPDSAASFTPAQLTRDHILRALRQIDRESQPLPPSTVYDLVYKGRRYPPRPVLQLAFRLASGQSDASLPLLAGTPTNTLLERLDFTVTTKRPILANSPHDGDVAAQEAMQELYTGNGRDSAPATPAAEPAPAAAEPLVPYELPPALPYEREQALRELFISAEMLDQAQAALQRRRNLILQGPPGTGKTFLARRLAWLGLGRTDAARIELVQFHPSFSYEDFIQGFRPDAEGTFRLTPGVLLDICQRAAQEPDRPYFLLIDEINRGNVSRIFGELLLLLEADKRGPQHAVRLPYAPAETARFFVPDNLFVIGTMNTADRSLAPLDYALRRRFAFLTLQPEFGAPLQEFLASQQVPSAVISRLISRLTELNQTITDDPELGPDFQLGHSYFCQPPTDPAEAPTWLSAILTQEIAPLLEEYWLDQPTQAAAYRKKLLRP
- a CDS encoding sigma-54-dependent Fis family transcriptional regulator → MPNQDESLLLYLNEAIATTRSKEKLFQIVTEKLRLIFPFDMIAVVTLDAGHQFKRLFMRDYMGDVPPYAEQMAQPTPVPGSPTELFVRDPRVQVVDIREITPNYPEFMPFLLMQQRGIIYSTFVPLRTGGQLIGLLSMAARRRPEFTPEDFTLLEKIGSLVAVAVSNTMAYEEVARREREKSLQLTVNNALLSRKDRAALFLTVAEEIDRIVAIDYFGVRIRRPATGTQGFVEFSKQPDGTFLLLDESRWEGVPEREQMQAEIIGAFTEPVMFTGPEFELAARRYRMLQYAMEKNGTRSMLGVPLWNKAEHAAALVLAARRPDAFTADDLALVMSLAPQITLAMQNLYAFEQIEALRAQLEREKTYLIDEINTTAKFEDFVGQSAIMQQVQTRIAQVAPTDTTVLITGETGTGKELVARALHNLSPRKERALIKLNCAALPAQLIESELFGHEKGAFTGAHDRRIGKFELADGGTIFLDEVGELPLDLQAKLLRVLQEKEFERIGGRRVIHTDVRVIAATNRVLEDEVAAGRFRADLYYRLNVFPIRLPALRERPEDIEPLMRHFLERFTKQMGKPVRGLRERDLRAMQQYGWPGNVRELEHVLEQSVIVSQGPFLEFAGFSAAAAQAGPSLSFLEQNQPLKTLKEQERDHILAALKRTGGRVSGPNGAAAILDINAKTLEARMKKLGIRREHQVTE